A genomic segment from Gracilinanus agilis isolate LMUSP501 chromosome 1, AgileGrace, whole genome shotgun sequence encodes:
- the LOC123235293 gene encoding procathepsin L-like, producing the protein MNFYLCLASLCLGLVAATPQFDQALDSQWYQWKAQHRRTYEANEDGWRRATWEKNLKMIEMHNLEYSAGKHSFQMGMNKFGDMTAEEFKQVMNGYNSNRSQRRTKGSLYHEPLFAQAPKSVDWRKKGYVTPVKNQGQCGSCWAFSATGSLEGQWFHKTGKLVSLSEQNLVDCSSSEGNSGCGGGLMDNAFTYVKDNGGIDTEQAYPYIGQDSECKYRPECSGANVTGFVDIPSGQERALMKAVANVGPISVAIDAGNPSFQFYQSGVYFEPQCSSSQLDHGVLVVGYGTEGKSGKKFWIVKNSWGEEWGDKGYVLMTKDKDNHCGIATAASYPEV; encoded by the exons ATGAATTTCTACCTGTGTTTAGCTTCCCTATGCTTGGGATTAGTGGCTGCCACTCCACAATTTGACCAGGCTTTAGATTCTCAGTGGTACCAATGGAAGGCACAACATAGGCGGACTTATGAAGCG AATGAAGATGGTTGGAGAAGAGCAACATGGGAGAAGAATTTGAAAATGATTGAAATGCACAATCTGGAATACAGCGCTGGCAAGCATAGTTTCCAGATGGGAATGAACAAGTTTGGTGACATG aCTGCTGAAGAATTCAAACAAGTGATGAATGGCTATAACTCCAACAGATCACAGAGGAGGACCAAAGGATCTCTGTATCATGAACCTCTCTTTGCACAGGCCCCTAAATCTGTAGATTGGAGAAAGAAAGGCTATGTAACTCCTGTTAAAAATCAG ggtcagtGTGGTTCTTGTTGGGCATTTAGTGCCACTGGCTCCCTTGAAGGTCAGTGGTTCCATAAAACAGGCAAACTCGTTTCACTTAGTGAACAGAACTTGGTTGACTGCTCTTCTTCTGAAGGCAACAGTGGCTGTGGTGGTGGTTTGATGGACAACGCCTTCACATATGTGAAGGACAACGGCGGCATTGATACAGAGCAAGCCTATCCTTATATTGGACAG GATAGCGAATGCAAATACCGGCCAGAATGCTCTGGTGCTAATGTCACTGGATTTGTAGACATTCCATCTGGGCAAGAAAGAGCACTCATGAAGGCTGTAGCAAACGTGGGACCCATCTCAGTTGCTATTGATGCAGGAAATCCATCCTTCCAGTTCTATCAGTCTG GTGTTTATTTTGAACCACAGTGCAGCAGTTCACAACTGGATCATGGTGTGCTGGTTGTAGGCTATGGTACTGAGGGAAAAAGTGGAAAGAAATTCTGGATTGTCAAGAACAG CTGGGGTGAAGAGTGGGGTGACAAAGGGTACGTTTTAATGACCAAGGACAAGGATAACCACTGTGGAATAGCAACAGCAGCCAGCTACCCTGAAGTGTGA